One window from the genome of Pedobacter schmidteae encodes:
- a CDS encoding DeoR/GlpR family DNA-binding transcription regulator, whose protein sequence is MLKKERHDFVMRQINLHNRVLTSDLVQLLNVSEDTIRRDLQELAEKGQLSKVHGGALSKSYQSSFDDSEVYAKDAKISIAKKTISLIKDGMVVLTGGGTSIIELAKQLPENLNATFFTISPFVAIELAKYARVEVILIGGLFSKNSQVTYGGHVINQLSEINADLCLLGTSAIHPHDGLTDTDWEINQLKKAMFSSSKKAGILCISEKLDISLRLKVASLENIDYLITELDPQAPELNAYRIKTLQIL, encoded by the coding sequence ATGCTTAAAAAAGAAAGGCACGATTTTGTCATGCGCCAGATCAACCTGCACAACCGGGTACTCACTTCCGATCTTGTTCAATTGCTTAATGTTTCGGAAGATACCATCCGTCGCGATCTGCAGGAACTGGCCGAAAAAGGGCAGTTATCTAAGGTCCACGGTGGCGCACTCTCAAAATCTTACCAAAGTTCTTTTGACGATAGTGAGGTATACGCCAAGGATGCCAAAATCAGCATTGCAAAAAAAACCATCTCTTTAATTAAAGACGGCATGGTGGTTTTGACTGGCGGAGGAACCTCGATTATTGAGCTGGCCAAACAATTGCCCGAAAATTTAAATGCTACATTTTTTACCATTAGCCCTTTTGTGGCCATTGAGCTGGCCAAATACGCCAGAGTTGAAGTAATCCTGATTGGCGGCCTGTTTTCTAAAAACTCGCAGGTAACTTACGGTGGCCATGTGATCAATCAGCTTTCAGAGATTAACGCTGACCTTTGTCTGCTAGGAACCAGCGCCATACATCCGCATGATGGTTTAACTGATACCGACTGGGAAATTAACCAATTAAAAAAGGCAATGTTCAGTTCATCTAAAAAAGCGGGCATCCTATGTATTTCCGAGAAACTGGACATTTCGTTGAGATTGAAAGTTGCCTCACTGGAAAATATAGATTATTTAATTACCGAGCTTGATCCTCAGGCACCGGAATTGAATGCCTACCGGATAAAAACACTGCAGATTCTTTAG
- a CDS encoding SusC/RagA family TonB-linked outer membrane protein, producing the protein MRKKLLLIVLGVFLLYAHSYAQQKSISGKVTASDDGLPIPGVSVKVKGTQTVVQTNARGLYAIKAKAGDVLMFSYIGMAAQEKTVGADLTVNVVLNPDNKSLNEVVVTAYGIDRDKKSLGYSTPIVKGDEVSETQRNDFFGGLQGRVPGLSINSTNGNPGASAQIVLRGFVSISGDNNALIVIDGVPVNNSTLNETRELVTGAANADRDYSNRGMDINPNDIETYTIMKGPEATALYGNAGASGAILITTKKGKAGKGSIIYSNSFRVEKVNRFPEIQQVYNSGTNGVFDGTVTTFNGPAFLPGTKIYDNIKEFFQTGFSQKHNLAFEGGTDKYTYRWSNEYTDTKGTVPTSGYTRFSTRVTGVGAISPVLKLTSTFSYMNSSNDKVSKGPNGFLVELMRFSSAFDINDYQDEKGNRRLHTSSIYGEFDNPLWDVYKNSNNDKTDRFLANTNIELTPLKWLRINGIIGADIATTKGIQVYHAQSYKGSGSATAPTGGRVVTYSQLAKILNGSLTASAKHKFGDFNNTYILGATFNDFNSTTDSQLGTNMYDPNFYSINNTLPTTQRTLTYVNRYRNVGAFAQAVLGYKTLIYLTLSGRLDGASRLMPNNPYFAYPSASLAFNFTDLQAVKEAMPWLSSGKLRSSYAITGKEPWREYSTGTNYVAAKSTGGGFAYSYYGGNPDLKPERSENFEIGTELHFLDSRIGIDFNYYNLLSKDQIINPRLSYGRGFVLELRNGGTVRNRGIEMQLTGSPIRSQGLNWDVTMNFTHNKGTVLSLSDDLPELYESDTQLVGGVRTAVHPGYSTAALSGTRFERNLKGDLLISPTTGLPSSPDTEYYPIGDRTPKFTIGLVNRFRYKGWGLSFLWDLRYGGDVLNASEYVAFTRGISLKTLDRETPRIITGVLKDGLENTDNPTRNTISVTPYYTSVYYTTNVSPEMFIERNIKTLRLRDVTLSYDLPQSLVSRLKFAQGLGAFITVTDAVLLTNYSNGDPESNSNTPGVGGIGGFGIDYGNVGKPIGINLGFRIKL; encoded by the coding sequence ATGAGAAAAAAACTACTCCTGATTGTATTAGGTGTTTTTTTGCTGTATGCGCATTCCTATGCCCAGCAAAAAAGCATTTCAGGTAAAGTAACCGCGTCTGACGACGGGCTGCCTATTCCTGGCGTTTCCGTCAAAGTTAAAGGGACACAAACTGTTGTACAGACCAACGCCAGGGGTCTGTATGCCATCAAAGCTAAAGCTGGCGATGTGCTGATGTTTAGTTATATCGGGATGGCAGCGCAGGAGAAGACTGTTGGGGCAGACCTGACAGTAAATGTAGTGCTGAACCCAGACAATAAATCATTGAATGAGGTTGTGGTTACTGCGTATGGTATTGACCGGGATAAAAAGAGTTTGGGTTATTCTACCCCCATCGTTAAAGGTGATGAGGTGAGTGAAACCCAAAGGAATGATTTTTTTGGTGGCCTGCAAGGACGTGTGCCGGGACTTTCCATCAACAGCACTAATGGCAACCCGGGAGCTTCTGCTCAAATTGTATTGAGAGGGTTTGTTTCTATTAGTGGCGATAACAATGCGTTAATTGTGATTGATGGAGTGCCCGTTAATAACAGTACCTTGAATGAAACACGCGAATTGGTGACAGGGGCTGCAAACGCGGATCGCGATTACTCTAATCGTGGTATGGACATCAATCCAAATGATATTGAAACCTATACGATTATGAAAGGGCCTGAGGCTACCGCTTTATACGGCAATGCTGGGGCCAGTGGAGCAATTCTCATTACGACCAAAAAAGGTAAGGCTGGAAAAGGAAGTATTATTTATAGCAATTCCTTTAGAGTGGAGAAGGTAAATAGATTTCCCGAAATTCAACAGGTATACAACTCAGGAACAAATGGTGTTTTTGATGGTACCGTTACAACGTTTAACGGGCCTGCTTTTTTACCTGGAACGAAGATTTACGATAATATAAAGGAATTTTTTCAAACAGGATTTTCTCAAAAACATAATCTGGCTTTTGAAGGTGGGACAGATAAGTATACATACCGGTGGTCAAATGAATATACGGATACAAAAGGAACTGTTCCAACCAGTGGATATACGCGGTTTTCTACACGTGTAACCGGTGTTGGTGCAATTTCTCCGGTATTGAAGCTGACTTCAACTTTTAGCTACATGAATTCTTCGAACGATAAAGTGAGTAAAGGGCCAAATGGATTTCTTGTTGAGTTAATGCGTTTTAGCTCTGCATTTGACATCAATGACTACCAAGATGAAAAAGGAAATAGAAGGCTCCATACCTCTAGTATCTATGGCGAGTTCGATAATCCGCTTTGGGATGTGTACAAGAATTCTAATAATGATAAAACTGATCGGTTTCTGGCAAATACCAATATCGAGCTTACACCGCTTAAGTGGTTGCGTATTAATGGAATAATTGGAGCTGATATTGCTACGACCAAAGGTATACAGGTTTATCACGCTCAGTCCTATAAAGGTTCAGGTTCAGCTACTGCGCCAACAGGCGGAAGAGTTGTAACCTATAGTCAGCTTGCTAAAATACTGAATGGGTCTTTGACAGCTAGTGCCAAACATAAATTTGGAGACTTTAACAATACTTATATTCTTGGGGCCACATTTAATGATTTTAATTCTACCACTGATTCTCAGTTGGGTACAAATATGTACGATCCTAATTTCTATAGTATAAATAATACGCTTCCAACAACACAAAGAACTTTGACTTATGTGAATAGATATCGCAATGTTGGGGCTTTTGCTCAAGCTGTATTGGGATATAAAACTTTAATTTATCTGACTTTGTCTGGCCGGTTAGATGGGGCTTCAAGATTAATGCCTAATAACCCTTATTTTGCATATCCTTCTGCCAGTCTAGCATTTAACTTCACCGATCTGCAGGCGGTAAAAGAGGCAATGCCTTGGTTGAGCTCGGGTAAATTGCGTAGTTCGTATGCAATTACAGGAAAAGAGCCTTGGAGGGAGTATTCTACAGGGACTAATTATGTTGCTGCTAAATCTACTGGAGGCGGATTTGCATATTCTTATTATGGCGGTAACCCCGACCTTAAGCCGGAGCGCTCTGAGAACTTTGAAATCGGTACCGAATTACATTTCTTAGATAGCAGAATAGGAATTGACTTCAATTATTATAACCTTTTAAGTAAAGATCAGATCATTAATCCAAGACTGAGTTATGGAAGAGGTTTTGTTTTGGAATTGAGAAATGGCGGTACAGTGCGAAACAGAGGGATTGAGATGCAGCTGACGGGATCTCCAATTAGAAGCCAAGGCTTAAATTGGGATGTTACTATGAATTTTACGCATAATAAAGGTACTGTTTTGTCGCTGTCAGATGATCTTCCTGAGCTTTATGAGTCAGATACCCAACTCGTGGGTGGAGTTCGTACCGCCGTTCATCCGGGTTATAGCACAGCGGCATTGAGTGGTACCCGATTTGAGCGAAATCTGAAAGGTGATCTTTTGATTAGCCCAACTACTGGCTTGCCGTCAAGTCCTGATACGGAATATTATCCAATTGGCGACAGGACGCCTAAGTTTACAATTGGCTTGGTTAATCGGTTTAGATATAAAGGTTGGGGCTTGTCATTTCTTTGGGACTTGCGTTATGGAGGGGATGTGCTTAATGCTTCCGAATATGTTGCATTTACCAGAGGTATAAGTTTAAAAACATTAGATCGGGAAACACCAAGAATTATAACAGGAGTGCTCAAGGATGGGCTGGAAAACACCGACAACCCAACCAGAAACACCATCTCTGTGACGCCATATTATACTTCTGTGTATTATACGACAAATGTTTCTCCTGAAATGTTTATTGAAAGGAATATCAAGACCCTTCGATTGAGAGATGTTACTTTGAGTTATGATCTTCCACAATCTTTAGTCAGTCGATTGAAATTTGCCCAGGGACTTGGCGCATTTATTACAGTTACTGATGCGGTGCTACTGACTAATTATTCTAATGGCGATCCTGAAAGTAATTCAAATACGCCTGGTGTTGGTGGGATTGGTGGTTTTGGAATAGACTATGGGAATGTTGGAAAGCCAATTGGAATTAATTTAGGTTTTAGGATTAAGTTGTAG
- a CDS encoding RagB/SusD family nutrient uptake outer membrane protein — protein sequence MKRNYIYKITCALLVLVIIASCKKEYRNPGGANADDVLSTPKGLTGVVVGLQKIYITSRLGLYYNSVSSNGFVTNEILLMNSGNIPELQLFTGGASVDGTNTILANLWIYSNKIIFDADNVITNAANLADKNYAAGLIAYASLFKALALGNMAQSWENIPSGTGQKVTFISRVDGLNKAVGVIDNALAVIAANNISASFLSNMPAGIDIQNSLYAIKARYALFAGNYPVALAAANSVDLTKKSFFGFDAQTLNPLFEIATSTNNVFQPTNANLGLTGTNAPDPADKRLAFYTVPNATPPVARLGGFGLTASTPIPLYLPGEITLIKAEVYARQAAPDPVLALARLNDVVTKQPAADPFGVGAGLGPIVGPLAPAQILPLIYKHRCIELYLSGLKLEDMRRFGQPLTDRKRNFFPYPFTERDNNPNTPADPAF from the coding sequence ATGAAAAGAAATTATATATATAAAATAACATGTGCCCTATTGGTACTGGTTATAATCGCATCCTGTAAAAAGGAATACAGAAATCCCGGAGGTGCAAATGCAGATGATGTACTGAGCACGCCCAAAGGGTTAACGGGTGTTGTGGTGGGGCTGCAGAAAATTTATATTACCAGCCGTCTTGGCCTTTATTACAATTCAGTTTCGAGTAATGGTTTTGTAACCAATGAGATTTTACTGATGAATTCTGGTAACATTCCCGAACTACAATTGTTTACCGGAGGGGCTAGTGTGGATGGAACCAATACCATCCTCGCCAACTTATGGATCTACTCAAACAAAATCATTTTTGATGCAGATAATGTAATTACCAATGCCGCAAACCTGGCCGATAAGAATTACGCGGCGGGTTTAATTGCTTATGCCAGCCTTTTTAAAGCCCTGGCTTTAGGTAACATGGCGCAAAGCTGGGAAAATATTCCGTCGGGTACAGGACAAAAAGTAACTTTTATAAGTCGTGTTGATGGGCTTAATAAAGCCGTTGGTGTAATTGATAACGCCCTTGCTGTTATTGCGGCTAATAACATCAGTGCAAGCTTTTTAAGTAATATGCCTGCGGGTATCGACATACAAAATTCCTTGTATGCTATAAAAGCCCGCTATGCACTTTTCGCTGGAAATTATCCGGTTGCGCTGGCAGCAGCAAATAGTGTAGATCTGACTAAAAAATCATTTTTTGGTTTTGATGCGCAGACACTAAATCCGTTATTTGAGATTGCAACGTCGACAAATAATGTTTTTCAGCCTACCAATGCTAACCTGGGATTGACAGGAACTAATGCGCCCGATCCGGCTGATAAAAGGCTCGCTTTTTATACTGTGCCTAATGCCACACCTCCGGTTGCGCGTTTAGGTGGTTTTGGGTTGACTGCCAGTACGCCTATTCCGCTTTATCTGCCAGGCGAGATTACGCTGATCAAAGCAGAGGTTTATGCCCGTCAGGCTGCGCCTGATCCTGTTTTGGCATTGGCGAGGTTAAATGATGTGGTGACTAAACAGCCCGCCGCCGATCCTTTTGGTGTTGGTGCGGGTTTAGGGCCTATTGTAGGGCCACTAGCACCGGCGCAGATTCTACCGTTGATTTATAAACACCGCTGTATAGAACTTTATTTGTCGGGGTTAAAACTGGAAGATATGCGCAGGTTTGGCCAGCCACTTACTGATCGGAAAAGGAACTTTTTCCCATATCCGTTTACGGAAAGAGACAACAATCCGAATACTCCTGCCGATCCGGCGTTCTAA
- a CDS encoding DUF4397 domain-containing protein translates to MSCNKNTIDYGVIEKVGSDQALLKINYVSAYANNRSVAFKINDKRVSNVVTWRTPFPGGGYNTGGDSRPDFLAVSPGNVKLSVILPFKKDNGMDSVELYTTNLQLLAGKSYVAHITDTSANTKTFLTEESFVRPDTAYSRYRFVNLMPNVSAIDLYYGNSATDQTKDTLLAGNINFLNISNEIKVRSGQSKTWKIRSAGAAITSATIIASYTSSSLFLNQRVYTAFACGYSGKTANAQKPYLSFFLIR, encoded by the coding sequence ATGAGTTGTAATAAAAATACAATAGACTATGGCGTGATAGAAAAAGTAGGTTCAGATCAGGCTTTGCTAAAAATTAATTACGTGTCAGCCTATGCCAATAACCGTAGCGTAGCTTTCAAAATAAATGATAAAAGAGTAAGTAACGTTGTTACCTGGAGAACCCCATTTCCGGGGGGCGGCTACAATACAGGTGGCGACTCCAGGCCTGATTTTCTTGCGGTGAGTCCGGGAAATGTAAAGTTGTCGGTGATCCTGCCTTTCAAGAAAGATAATGGTATGGATTCAGTGGAATTATATACCACTAACCTTCAGCTTTTGGCTGGAAAAAGTTATGTGGCCCATATTACAGATACTTCGGCCAATACTAAAACATTTTTAACTGAGGAGAGCTTTGTAAGGCCTGATACTGCCTATTCGCGTTATCGTTTTGTTAACCTGATGCCAAATGTTTCTGCGATAGATCTTTATTATGGTAACAGTGCTACAGATCAAACGAAGGATACTTTGCTGGCGGGTAACATTAACTTCCTGAACATCTCGAACGAGATTAAGGTTAGAAGTGGGCAGTCTAAAACCTGGAAGATCAGATCTGCAGGGGCTGCCATAACATCTGCAACTATAATTGCTTCTTATACAAGTTCAAGTCTTTTTCTTAACCAGCGTGTGTATACGGCGTTTGCCTGTGGGTATAGTGGGAAAACAGCAAATGCACAGAAGCCTTATTTGTCTTTTTTCTTAATAAGATAA
- a CDS encoding SusD/RagB family nutrient-binding outer membrane lipoprotein, translating into MKNILRISAILMLILMVGGCKKYLDINSNPTVPQVTRAEFLLPPIIYQMTNGTAQDYRFIWKVTQDMGGTSALAGPLIWEQHGFPSASDNGGVIWRMTYVDLGLNLENMINDGITNQKYEYAAIGYAIKAWAYQMCTDLHGPIILDEAFTPGRLRFPYHDQPDVYAKVREYGALSLKYFAMQSPLNYAPTLASVTGDNIYKGDKAKWRKFIYALYALQYSHLRNKPQFQTSYADSVVKYADLSFVDESESATVNFTATSADDSNPLGPQFGYLSANTTYYGRPTTTILKYLTGGVRGVPTPDPKTSVDPRLSRMLPASTATATLGVYMGIQPTHGSNTTAVPIVYGAIPAGSSTYNGKYIFADAARYPLMTYSQLQFAKAEALFVKGNTGDAFTAYIKGIKGHMDFYNRYGRASKTPDAAIGDPEINAYIASSEVAKNGADLSIADIMGQKYIAQWGWAGLEQWCDLRKYHYDPLVYRNYYQLTGGEIAATNGGKYAYRFRPRYNSEYVWNTEELGKWGGLNPNYMTQELWFSQP; encoded by the coding sequence ATGAAAAACATATTAAGGATTTCGGCGATACTAATGTTGATTTTAATGGTAGGAGGTTGCAAGAAATATTTAGATATTAACAGCAATCCGACTGTGCCACAGGTTACAAGGGCGGAGTTTCTTTTGCCGCCAATTATTTATCAGATGACAAATGGAACTGCGCAAGATTACAGGTTTATTTGGAAAGTTACGCAAGACATGGGCGGGACTTCCGCTCTTGCGGGACCGCTGATTTGGGAGCAACATGGTTTTCCAAGCGCAAGCGATAATGGAGGTGTTATCTGGCGGATGACCTATGTTGATTTGGGATTAAATCTGGAGAATATGATCAATGATGGCATAACCAATCAAAAGTATGAGTATGCTGCCATTGGCTATGCCATAAAAGCCTGGGCTTATCAGATGTGCACAGATTTGCACGGACCAATTATATTGGATGAGGCTTTTACTCCTGGAAGGTTGAGATTTCCTTATCATGATCAGCCGGATGTGTATGCGAAGGTTCGTGAATATGGCGCACTTTCGTTGAAATATTTCGCTATGCAGAGCCCCTTGAATTATGCGCCTACATTAGCGAGCGTTACCGGAGATAATATTTATAAAGGAGATAAAGCTAAATGGAGAAAATTTATTTATGCTTTGTATGCGCTTCAATATAGCCACCTCAGAAATAAGCCGCAATTTCAAACAAGCTATGCGGATAGTGTTGTTAAGTATGCTGATCTTTCTTTCGTTGATGAATCTGAATCTGCTACTGTAAACTTTACTGCAACAAGTGCTGATGATTCGAACCCTTTGGGGCCACAATTTGGGTATTTAAGTGCAAATACAACTTATTATGGAAGACCAACCACAACGATTTTAAAGTACCTCACCGGAGGGGTGAGGGGTGTTCCCACTCCTGATCCTAAAACTTCTGTTGACCCAAGGTTAAGCCGCATGTTGCCAGCAAGCACGGCTACGGCAACATTAGGGGTGTACATGGGAATTCAACCTACTCATGGAAGTAATACTACTGCTGTTCCAATCGTTTATGGTGCTATTCCGGCAGGGTCAAGTACCTATAACGGAAAATACATTTTTGCCGATGCAGCCCGGTATCCATTGATGACTTATTCGCAATTGCAATTTGCCAAGGCTGAAGCGCTGTTTGTGAAGGGGAATACTGGTGACGCATTTACCGCTTATATAAAAGGGATAAAAGGACATATGGATTTCTATAACCGCTACGGACGTGCCTCAAAAACACCTGATGCTGCGATTGGCGACCCAGAGATTAATGCATATATAGCTTCTTCCGAAGTTGCTAAAAATGGGGCTGATTTGAGTATTGCCGATATAATGGGGCAGAAATATATCGCGCAATGGGGTTGGGCCGGGCTGGAGCAATGGTGTGATTTGAGGAAGTATCATTATGATCCGCTGGTATATAGGAATTATTATCAATTAACAGGGGGAGAAATTGCAGCAACTAATGGTGGCAAGTATGCGTATCGGTTTAGACCGCGTTATAACTCTGAATATGTATGGAATACAGAGGAACTGGGCAAATGGGGTGGATTAAATCCAAACTACATGACACAAGAGCTTTGGTTTAGTCAACCTTAA
- a CDS encoding SusC/RagA family TonB-linked outer membrane protein — protein MKKLYVCGYCKIRLIFWVPIFLLMLTQVTNAQTKRYTITGRVTESPSGVAIPGVVAKIQGTNHASATNGDGKFSFTADMAPGTYQVVFSSIGYKSQTKTVELGAGTTVTVNGTLAADNIGLDEVIVTGTSQGTTRKQMGSYVTSVKGDDLVKAPSGNVLSALQGKAPGAQISQNSGDPAGGMSVRLRGVSSINSGSDPLYIIDGVIVNNATSRVTNTSANYDGGGSGVGGNGNFVGAIGQNRMVDINPNDIERIEVLNGAAAAAIYGSRANAGVIQIFTKRGVSGKPEVSLSSSFTISELRKQIGYNQSPVKFGGSVDAFTQDVIQTTGTPPALATTTTPVTRYNYQDYIFHTGIGTDNTVSLAGGSEDTKFYTSLGYFSNQGIIKNTDFKRYNMRANLDQKINSWAKVTAGVNYIHSDANEKPDGNSFFSPMNSVTIIGNFHDIFTRDALGNLKSVGERGRVNPVSVIEDIKQRQTVNRVIANAKLVLNPVKNLTVDYTIGVDNTIQNGTTFIPPFAYNVSTGFYGGGATLDPTLNGYASAANATSTLFNHELNFTYDAKISDVLLSVTQLGGSYQYEKNNYLMSNGRGLAPFIASVSAASTILPNADDRLQQSISGAYLQQNFKYKDHLFVTGAVRVDQSTVFGEKNRTKVYLKGNISYVLSSAEYWKGFGASEWWDTFKLRAAYGQSGNLTGIAPYARFNEYLPSSYLGKTILSSKTQLANVDVAPERQTELELGTDLSFFKNRLGLVFNWYNKKVDELLFPVVIAPTTGYISLLQNNGTLTNKGIELMLTGTPIVAKDFKWNTTIIFNRNRNKASGTGVTQLLATNAGAPVAIIDGAPSSVFYGTFFARNADGSLLTNAAGIPQLERGIQNSSTTYTPQRGADGLPTGTTLRKIIGDPNPDYTWSFVNDFNYQKLSLHVQLDASHGADVWNADWRTRQGVGNGKVAEQEQMGLLPRGYVAGVYATEEWRIDNGSYVKLREVSLSYNIGKVKFVQDLTINLSGRNLVSWDDYKGYDPELNSGGQSTTLRNIDFGSVPIPRTFSLGVKAKF, from the coding sequence ATGAAAAAACTTTACGTATGCGGGTACTGCAAAATCAGGCTGATTTTCTGGGTGCCTATCTTTCTGCTCATGCTTACTCAGGTGACCAATGCGCAGACCAAACGCTACACCATAACAGGTCGGGTTACCGAAAGCCCCTCGGGTGTTGCAATACCAGGTGTAGTTGCTAAAATTCAGGGCACTAATCATGCTTCTGCAACCAACGGGGATGGTAAGTTCAGCTTTACGGCCGATATGGCCCCGGGAACCTATCAGGTGGTATTTTCTTCTATCGGTTACAAATCGCAAACTAAGACAGTAGAACTGGGGGCTGGTACAACGGTTACGGTCAACGGAACGCTGGCAGCCGATAACATCGGTTTAGATGAGGTGATTGTTACCGGTACCTCGCAGGGAACCACCCGGAAGCAAATGGGTAGTTATGTTACTTCAGTTAAGGGCGATGACCTGGTAAAGGCGCCTAGCGGAAACGTACTTTCCGCTTTGCAGGGCAAGGCTCCCGGTGCGCAGATCAGTCAGAACTCGGGCGATCCGGCCGGTGGTATGTCGGTTAGGTTAAGGGGTGTGAGCTCTATCAACTCCGGTTCCGACCCGTTGTACATTATTGATGGAGTAATTGTCAATAACGCCACTTCCCGTGTAACCAATACTTCGGCCAATTATGATGGTGGAGGTAGTGGTGTTGGGGGGAATGGAAACTTTGTGGGCGCTATCGGGCAAAACAGGATGGTCGATATCAATCCTAACGATATTGAACGTATTGAGGTGCTAAACGGTGCCGCCGCGGCCGCTATTTACGGATCCAGGGCTAATGCCGGTGTAATCCAGATCTTTACTAAGCGCGGTGTAAGTGGCAAGCCGGAGGTTAGTTTGTCCAGCAGCTTTACCATTAGTGAGTTACGGAAACAGATAGGATACAATCAATCTCCCGTGAAATTTGGGGGGTCTGTGGATGCCTTTACCCAGGATGTAATTCAGACAACGGGTACGCCTCCCGCGCTGGCTACCACTACTACGCCAGTAACCAGGTACAATTACCAGGATTATATTTTCCATACTGGAATAGGTACCGATAACACGGTATCATTGGCGGGAGGTAGTGAAGATACTAAATTTTACACCTCGTTAGGTTATTTTTCTAACCAGGGGATCATTAAAAATACAGATTTCAAAAGGTATAATATGCGGGCAAACCTTGACCAGAAGATCAACAGCTGGGCGAAAGTAACTGCCGGAGTGAATTATATTCATAGTGATGCGAATGAAAAGCCGGATGGCAACTCTTTTTTCTCGCCAATGAACTCGGTAACCATCATCGGTAACTTTCACGACATCTTTACCAGAGATGCCCTGGGTAACTTAAAATCTGTTGGAGAGCGCGGAAGGGTAAATCCGGTATCGGTAATCGAGGATATCAAACAACGCCAGACCGTTAACCGTGTAATTGCGAATGCGAAACTGGTATTGAATCCGGTTAAGAACCTGACAGTTGATTATACGATTGGTGTAGACAATACGATTCAGAATGGAACCACTTTTATTCCTCCCTTTGCTTATAACGTGAGTACTGGTTTTTATGGTGGAGGAGCTACTTTAGATCCTACTTTAAATGGCTATGCGAGTGCTGCAAATGCAACCTCAACGTTATTTAATCACGAGCTAAACTTTACTTACGACGCAAAAATAAGTGATGTGCTGCTTTCCGTTACACAATTGGGTGGTTCTTATCAGTATGAAAAAAACAATTACCTGATGTCTAATGGACGGGGGCTTGCTCCCTTTATTGCAAGTGTAAGTGCTGCAAGTACCATTCTACCTAATGCAGACGATCGGCTACAACAATCTATCAGCGGAGCTTACCTGCAACAGAACTTTAAGTACAAAGATCACTTGTTTGTAACCGGTGCTGTGCGGGTAGATCAGTCGACTGTTTTTGGCGAAAAAAACAGGACCAAAGTGTACTTGAAAGGAAATATCAGTTATGTGCTTTCTTCGGCAGAATATTGGAAAGGTTTTGGAGCTTCGGAATGGTGGGATACCTTTAAACTCCGGGCAGCTTACGGGCAGTCGGGGAACTTGACGGGTATTGCCCCATATGCCCGGTTTAACGAATACCTCCCTTCTTCTTATCTGGGTAAAACAATATTAAGCTCTAAAACGCAGCTTGCCAATGTTGATGTCGCCCCTGAAAGGCAGACCGAGCTGGAATTGGGAACCGATCTTTCTTTCTTTAAAAATAGATTGGGTTTGGTGTTCAACTGGTATAACAAAAAAGTTGATGAGTTGCTTTTTCCGGTGGTTATTGCGCCTACTACGGGGTATATCAGCTTACTTCAGAATAACGGTACCCTAACCAATAAGGGTATAGAGTTGATGCTTACCGGTACACCTATAGTGGCTAAGGACTTTAAATGGAACACGACTATAATTTTTAATCGGAACAGAAATAAAGCTTCGGGTACAGGAGTTACACAATTACTGGCTACAAATGCCGGTGCTCCTGTCGCCATCATAGACGGCGCTCCTTCCAGTGTGTTTTACGGTACTTTCTTTGCCCGTAATGCTGACGGAAGCCTGCTGACCAATGCTGCCGGAATTCCACAATTAGAGCGTGGTATTCAAAACTCCAGTACCACCTACACCCCGCAAAGAGGTGCGGATGGTTTGCCTACCGGAACAACTTTACGTAAGATAATTGGTGACCCAAATCCGGACTATACCTGGTCATTTGTGAACGATTTCAATTATCAGAAATTAAGTCTGCATGTTCAGTTGGACGCTTCGCATGGAGCAGATGTCTGGAATGCGGACTGGCGGACTCGTCAGGGGGTAGGTAATGGTAAAGTAGCTGAACAAGAACAGATGGGGCTTTTGCCTCGTGGTTATGTGGCTGGAGTGTATGCTACGGAAGAGTGGCGTATAGACAATGGCTCGTATGTTAAGTTAAGAGAGGTTTCGTTAAGCTATAACATCGGAAAAGTGAAGTTTGTACAGGATCTGACTATCAATCTGAGTGGAAGAAACCTGGTTTCATGGGACGATTACAAAGGGTATGATCCGGAACTGAATTCAGGAGGGCAATCAACTACCCTTCGGAACATCGACTTTGGCTCAGTACCAATCCCTAGAACATTTAGTTTGGGTGTAAAAGCTAAATTTTAA